The Cryptomeria japonica chromosome 2, Sugi_1.0, whole genome shotgun sequence region CCTATTTTAAAATCTGAAATCTTTGAATTATATTTGTTTTGAAAATTAAATTAGATTTGGTTTAAAGTGGAGGAAGTAAACAtagcttattttgatcatattgaATATTGCTACATTTTGTTCAAAACATGGCTAAAGATGGTAAGATAAAGCATTTGATCAAAAGTAGTATTAAACCCAATAGATAGTGAAATATTCCATCCTTCAATTAGCCTTCAACGTCCAAGCAAGCAAAGATGTTAACACCATCAATGTATGGAGTAGTTCTCCAAGATTCATAGAATATTTTGGTTAGAAAATGCTTTTCATGAccacaattaatcattttgcatagATTTTTTTCATGAGTTTGGAAATGATGTTGAGAAAGTTAGTACAGTGGATCTTTCTAAAACCATGTTTGGTTGGAAGACCATGTTTGGTTGTAAGACCAACATCTGCATTAGAAATCAATTAAGGTTTACAATAAAGGTAAGATTAGGGTTGCCGTTACATATAGGGTTTGAGTTAAGGTTCACTTAGGCTTcaatttatattaaataaaataactaaaacaaaataaaacaaacacCTTGAAATGATATCTCTCAATGTATTCTACATAGATTTTTCAAATATAGATATACTACTTAATTAAGAATCATAACAACTTCTTGTCAAAAATAGAATTATATGTGTACACATAATTGACCctttaattaaagattaaaacttaaaaaatatattcattaaaaataaCTTAAATACAACTCCCAACTCACCTATTTAAAATaccacaaacttatacattcaacaaaattgATCCTTAATGaacttttttttttatgatttgacTTTAGAGATACAACTTAAGCCACTTAAcatcataatttttttcatttaatatcTCCTTGAAGCAAATTGTCTATACAGCAACAAGACTCCCTGAAGGGCTTGGTCTGTCAGGTGGAGGGTGATCTAAAAAAAGGTTAAGGATTTAGTCCTAGCAGGTGTGAGCTGTACTATCATCTTCCGAATAATGTCAATGTTTATGAGTATCCCTGCCAAGTCAGAGGTGACTGGTTGATTCGCAAGACTTTTAAAAATTTGCATGGTGGATAATTTGGTTGAATTAATTCAAAATAGAATGGCTTAAATTACATGCATTAAGCTTATAtttttaggcttaaaagtgttaaacattcagaattgactgacattttctaggcttaatatgttactTAATGTATGTGATCACCCTAAGAATACACTTTTAGACTTAAAGATGTATACTCAGAATTGACTAaaattctctagacttaatatgctGCTTAATGTATGTAGTTTAAGACTGACcatccaaaacaaaccaaaagaacaAAAATTGGTAATACAACCTCGCTGCTAATTATTACATTCTTGCATGACCTTTCTATAAATTTAATATAAACCACGggaaaaaaatgaaacaaaattgtCTCATTAGTATCACCATAAATCTGGGTTTTCCCTAAACAAAAAATCTTACTCCATGCTCTTGAGATGTGACCAGGATTTTAAAAAAATTGCTTTGAGTTACAAATGATGGCTGTTTAAAAGCGCACAGAGACTTGTTCAACAGATAACGCAAGTATTAGGATACTCTTCCGGCTTCACAACAGTGTATTGATCATATGGTCTGACTCTGTACTCGTAGCTCATGGGCACATACACAACTTCGACTTTTGGAGGTTCTGCTTTGTTCTCTTTCTTTGCATCGCCTTGAGATTTACTCTCCTCTTTCTTCTCACCCGCCGCCTTCTCCTGTTTTTTCTCGCcttcctttttctcctctttcttctCACCCCCCCTTTTCTCCTCTTTCGCAGGACCCACGCTCAGCAAATCTGCGAAGCCAAGTTTCCTGAGTTTACAGATCAAATGGACGGGATCCACGTCCCCTATCACAGTCATCTTCTTTTCCTTCATGTCCACAGACACAGAATCCACCCCTAAAATGCAAATATTCATTCATCAGATTTCACAGTAGAATAAAGTTTTAATCCACTCTCTTTCTCATCGAGACCATTGAGCAGAGCTCTGACTCAGAAACTTGACAACGACCAAAAGGTCAAAGGGGTTCCCTGTCGAGGACGtggtgtgtgcaaggcacaacacaATTATGCACTAGATGTGTAAGGATTTTGATCAACAATACTTCTATTTATTAAACAAACCTTTAGGAGTaacaaaataattaattttcttaTTGTTATGTTGGAATAGAAAATTGTCTTGAACTTATTTCTTAAAACGTGGTACATGTGGCAACAGTTCTTGATCTGATACAATTGGTTTAAAGTGAAGAAGTCCTCTGGACAATCTTTTGTCGAGTACTTGGGCTACCTTATTGATGAACGTGGATTCTATACAGATCTATACAAAGTCAAGGTCTTTAGAAAGTGACAAGGTTTATTGGGGGTATTTATTCAGATGGTGTCTGCCCCTTTCATCAGCTTATTTCATCGGCAGCTTGGTGAATAATACATTAAGTTGAAGCACTTGATGTTTATGAAGGCAAGGAACCAAAACAAAGATGAAAGAATCCAATAAACAAAAATGGTATTACATTTTAAATGAAAGCTTTATTGCAAGGGAGTAATCTACAATAAGCTAGCATCTCTCAATATGAAATGTGAAGCTTTAACAATATTTTTAGTCTTACTAGGAAACTGAAAGGTCAAAAATTGGATAGTGAATCAATACACCATGGAATGTAAAAATCCATGACACATACTCCCCCAAGAAGTGGAGAGTATTTGTTGTGATACGAAATGCTGAAAACACAAATAAGTTATTTCTTAAAAGAAATTAAGCATTTTCTAGACTCTTGTATTTTGCAATTTCGAGCCATTCCAATGTGGCTTTTTGGGGTTTCAAACTTTGGTGTACATAGTTGTGCGACATTTTATCATCTTGTACGTGTGCTTAAGCTTTCAAATGCGACCTACTAGTTTTGTTATTTTTTTAGTGTTTCTTCAATTTTCCAGGGGATGGGAGACGGTTTTTTGGGATGGAATTTTTTTTCCAGatctattaaaataaaatttaaaacaatttaaaaaaacagTAAAAGAAGTCACAATTAATCATTTATTAAGGAATAGAGTGGAAATGTAAATTCATATGAAGCTTTCTGCATTACCTTATCTTCAGCATCTTGATTGTAAAGAATAATGTTTTAATCTCAAGGTTTGAAAGCAAATTGGAAGAGTTATCATACcatcaacacctgcaacctgcttGAAGGCCTTTTTCTTGCTTCTGTCGTCTTCAATGGCAAATTTTACCACTATTTTCTATAGAAAACAACCGTCAGCTAGGCGCTCGCTGAAAAAACGACTTCCAGTGAGAATGCAAAGAGAAAAGAGTAGGAAGTATGTTACCTTCATCGAGAAATCCAAGAAGTTTAAGCGACGAGAATCGGATTCTTTAGCAGAATGGAAAGAATTGAACAATGAATGCTATGCACACAAATTAAGTTGCAGGGAATTAATAAAGAGGCGAGAGGAGAGAATGGAAGGTTTGTGGTAAAGAGACTCCCCGTACATGTAACCATTAAGAGTTGGAAATAAATTTTTGAGCGTGATGTCATACGAACTCGTTAATACTGGAGCGTGCTGATGTAAGGGAAGGAGCGTACTTTACATCGTAAGGCGTTAAGATGCATGCCACACATACCATCCTATATCATGTTCTCATTGCTGTATGTACTGCGGCGGTAGATTTAGTGTACGTCAGTACAAAAATTCTATCAATCAAAATTTTAGACAGATTGTAAACTCTTTCAAAATTTAATGCTGAATTAATTATAcctagaggcatctacaatgatatAAAAATGTtcataaacaaaaattcaattttgaaatattttgacatgcaaatgacggtaaatgcatgaaatatgccatcttttggtttttgtggaggtgttcttttattactccaaataaaataaaatcctctacacttgtctccaactatatgaaaccgttacattcaaatgatagtcgAAGAGTGCCAAAATATTTGAAAgggaacaatcaataaaatcaagtagcGTTGAGAGGTTAGTGGAGGAGTGGGCTTGGCCTTGTGAGTATTTGATGAAGAGTgccaaaatatttaaaagggaacaatcaataaaatcaagtagcGTTGAGAGGTTAGTGGAGGAGTGGGTTTGTCATTGTGAGTATTTGACGATTCTAAATTCCAGGTGCATGTTGTCATCTTAGATAATGttggtacatacttaagcaactctattattatctatatttttgAAGCTTTCGTGTACTACTAATATTGTTGCAATCGTCAGATTCCTTTCTATTATAAGATATGTCTCcgcataatttacctatattttatttaatatagatatactagttacCTTCAATGCTATCTTTTTTGTGTGTTAAACCATTTCTTTTGGCTTCAATCTGCGAAGGCTGAAATTTATATTCTCTACAAAGCTGAATTTTTTTCTGTGACAAATTTTATTATTGACACTTTTTTACAgtgacataattttttttgaaagagaGTGTCAACAATAACATCTCTTTTTTTTCAGTGACACAAATTTTTTGAAAGAATGTGTCAACAATAAAATGATTTAAcagttttgaatttaaaaaaaaaaaaatgttttatgtaTTTATCAACAAAAAATGATTTAAGGTTTTCATGTAATACTTTTTCTTAATGTTTTATGTATTTAAGAGCTTCAATATGATTAGATACagaaaatcaacaataaaaaaaagtaaaagatTTACCTATTTTCAATTTTCAACTATAAAGTGAGTAATAAGCAAACTATTAAAAAcctaaaattaattatattattgaTTAACATTAAAAATTCAAACGATTGatctatatatataataaaataatttgatGCCCACAATCGACAGGCTGACTTGTACGCCTCCTCCAGCCTTTGTGGGCTTGCAATACTGTGCAATTTGACAAATTTTGGAGGAGGCTTGCAAGTTAGCTTGTGGGCAccaaagtttttttttcttttttttaataatttttttatatatagggTAGAGGAGCCATTACTTGTGCGGGGACCTAAATGTGTGATAGGTCTTAGGTGGTTAGGGGCCCACAGGTGTCTGCCTAACCACCTAGTACTTGTTGGCATGTGTCCCACCACATGTTCAACATTGAACAAGTAAATAATACCATTAAACAATCACACGAATTAACCATGAAGTGTATCTTTTGCATTCAAAATATAAATCTTTATGTTCACACATAAACATTTAAACCATTCACATTGATTCGAATAAAAGTTTTTGAGTTTTGTCAAATAAGATCATGTGCCCAATAAAGGGACCACGATAAAAACACGTCTGCATTAAACATTGAAACAATAACATTTTTAGCCTAAATAAGATGACTTGGAGGCAATACCAAAGGACATGATGACAACCCTATGCCAATGAGCACCCATGGACACTGATGTGGCCAATCAAATGTCACGTGATGGTCATAATTTATCCACATTCACATCAGACCACGATACCCTTTCAACACCTTTCTGCATCTCCCGTCCCATATGTCCAACTCAAACCAGGCTGATATGGTCACTTCAGCGTCGTTACTGGTCATATCACCTGCATCCATCACAATACTTGTGTAAGGCCACAAATTGAACAACAAAAACAACCAACTCAGACATATATGGGGATATATGGAGATTCAAATTAAAATTCAAACTCAATACAGtagttagaaaaattaaagaacttCGATTCAAGTTCAAATTCTGTCACATAAATAAACACTTGAAATCAACACATTTCATTCAGTGAGCGAAAGCAAGAAGACAGAGAAAGAGCACGTTGCAGAGGTGTAAGAAGCCACACAATTCAGGCAAAAAATACGTGTTTTGCAAGTATTTTTCTTGTTCACAATCCACAAACCTCTTTTAAATTTACGTATAACAGTTCAATATATTGTGTTTTTTTAACAAACTATGGCTCACTTaccaaaatgattacaaaaatCATTTGGCATAAgaccaaaaataattatttttgtatTTCACAGAAGTTCGCCGGCTCCAATCTCATCTGCAGCCTCTTCTCGCCGCCTTCATCCTCACTCGCCTCACCCACACCTGTGACAGGTGCACCGACTTCCTTTTCACGAAGAAATAACTCAAGCAACCTCCACCCCTTGGCCGCTTCGGA contains the following coding sequences:
- the LOC131065908 gene encoding heavy metal-associated isoprenylated plant protein 39, with amino-acid sequence MKKIVVKFAIEDDRSKKKAFKQVAGVDGVDSVSVDMKEKKMTVIGDVDPVHLICKLRKLGFADLLSVGPAKEEKRGGEKKEEKKEGEKKQEKAAGEKKEESKSQGDAKKENKAEPPKVEVVYVPMSYEYRVRPYDQYTVVKPEEYPNTCVIC